Proteins co-encoded in one Rhodococcus sp. PAMC28707 genomic window:
- a CDS encoding folylpolyglutamate synthase/dihydrofolate synthase family protein — translation MAELALVEAELDKRWPETKIEPSTTRIAALMDLLGSPQKAYPSIHVAGTNGKTSVTRMIDALLTHFHRRTGRTTSPHLQLATERISIDGIPISPRLYVDTFNEIAPFVEMVDAQSEAAGGPRMSKFEVTTAMAFAAFAEAPIEVAVVEVGLGGRWDATNVVDGEVAVITPIDIDHVEFLGGDLGGIAKEKAGIIKKAPERLVPRDTVAILAEQKPEVAEVLLRAAVEADAAVARQGSEFRVLARRIAVGGQQLELQGLGGVYTDIFLPLHGEHQATNASLALAAVEAFFGAGSDHQLDVDIVRAAFASIVNPGRLERVRNAPTVFLDAAHNPHGARALAAALTDEFDFRKLVGVVSVMGDKDVEAMLTVLEPVFDEIVVTHNGSPRAMDVEELAGLAVAKFGDERVVVAPTLADALETAIGLAEEVADPGEAVSGAGVIVTGSVVTAGAARTLFGKEPV, via the coding sequence ATGGCCGAACTGGCGCTTGTCGAGGCCGAACTGGACAAGCGGTGGCCGGAGACGAAGATCGAGCCGTCGACTACACGGATCGCGGCACTGATGGACCTTCTGGGGTCACCGCAGAAGGCGTACCCGTCGATTCACGTTGCCGGTACCAACGGAAAAACGTCGGTGACCCGCATGATCGATGCCTTGCTGACGCATTTTCATCGCCGAACCGGCCGGACCACCAGTCCGCATCTGCAATTGGCGACCGAACGGATCAGCATCGACGGCATCCCGATCTCGCCCCGGCTGTACGTGGACACCTTCAACGAAATCGCTCCGTTCGTAGAGATGGTCGACGCGCAGTCCGAGGCCGCAGGCGGACCACGGATGAGCAAGTTCGAGGTCACCACCGCCATGGCGTTCGCGGCGTTTGCGGAGGCGCCGATCGAGGTCGCCGTCGTGGAGGTTGGGCTCGGTGGTAGGTGGGATGCCACCAACGTCGTCGACGGTGAAGTAGCCGTGATCACCCCGATCGATATCGACCACGTCGAGTTCCTCGGGGGCGATCTCGGTGGTATCGCCAAAGAAAAAGCCGGAATCATCAAGAAAGCACCGGAGCGGCTCGTTCCGCGAGACACCGTCGCCATCCTGGCCGAGCAGAAGCCTGAAGTTGCCGAGGTGCTGTTGCGCGCCGCGGTGGAAGCCGATGCTGCCGTCGCCAGGCAAGGTTCGGAATTCAGGGTGCTCGCGCGTCGGATCGCCGTGGGCGGTCAACAACTCGAGTTGCAAGGTCTCGGTGGGGTGTACACCGATATCTTCCTACCGCTGCACGGAGAGCATCAAGCGACGAACGCGTCGTTGGCGCTCGCCGCGGTCGAGGCGTTCTTCGGCGCGGGCTCCGATCATCAACTCGACGTGGACATCGTTCGAGCGGCCTTCGCATCCATCGTCAATCCCGGCAGGCTCGAACGCGTGCGCAACGCTCCAACAGTGTTTCTCGACGCGGCACACAACCCACATGGGGCCAGAGCGCTTGCTGCGGCTCTCACCGACGAATTCGACTTCCGGAAACTGGTCGGAGTCGTCAGTGTCATGGGCGACAAGGATGTCGAGGCCATGTTGACGGTGCTCGAGCCGGTGTTCGACGAAATCGTCGTCACGCACAACGGATCACCACGAGCAATGGACGTCGAGGAACTCGCAGGCCTGGCCGTCGCGAAGTTCGGCGACGAGCGCGTGGTCGTCGCCCCGACGCTCGCCGACGCGCTCGAGACCGCCATCGGGCTCGCCGAGGAAGTTGCGGATCCCGGTGAGGCGGTCTCGGGTGCCGGGGTGATCGTCACCGGATCGGTAGTCACCGCCGGAGCAGCTCGAACATTGTTCGGAAAGGAGCCCGTATGA
- a CDS encoding DUF4233 domain-containing protein: protein MSETGEGGSEFKPPATDPWKGFRGVMAGTLVLEAIVVLLALPVVSTVGGGLGWFSTLYLVGMAVAFILAAGMQGRPQAMQINLALQVFVLLGGFIHLSIAIVGVVFLAVWIYLLYLRRDITRRIERGMLRGQRD from the coding sequence ATGAGTGAGACAGGGGAGGGCGGTAGCGAGTTCAAGCCGCCGGCAACCGATCCGTGGAAAGGCTTCCGCGGAGTCATGGCAGGGACCCTCGTTCTCGAGGCCATAGTCGTTTTGCTCGCGTTACCCGTCGTGTCGACAGTCGGAGGCGGCCTCGGCTGGTTCTCCACGTTGTACCTGGTGGGGATGGCCGTGGCGTTCATCCTTGCCGCAGGTATGCAAGGACGACCGCAGGCGATGCAGATCAACCTCGCGCTTCAGGTGTTCGTTCTGCTCGGTGGGTTCATCCACCTGTCGATCGCAATCGTGGGAGTGGTGTTCCTCGCGGTGTGGATATATCTGCTGTACCTGCGGCGGGACATCACTCGACGGATCGAACGCGGCATGCTCAGAGGTCAGCGGGACTGA
- the ndk gene encoding nucleoside-diphosphate kinase, producing the protein MTERTLVLIKPDGVARRYVGEILGRIEKKGLSIAALELKSVSLELAGAHYAEHKDRPFFPALLEFITSGPVVAAVLEGPRAIAAFRQIGGGTDPVEKAVPGTIRGDLALDGQQNLVHGSDSVESAEREIALWFPSLS; encoded by the coding sequence GTGACCGAGCGCACCCTTGTACTGATCAAGCCAGATGGAGTTGCCCGCCGCTACGTAGGCGAGATTCTCGGCCGAATCGAGAAGAAGGGATTGAGTATCGCAGCACTGGAACTCAAATCCGTTTCTCTCGAGCTGGCCGGCGCGCACTACGCCGAACATAAAGACAGGCCGTTCTTCCCAGCGCTACTCGAGTTCATCACCTCTGGACCGGTCGTCGCAGCAGTGTTGGAAGGGCCGAGAGCCATCGCTGCCTTCCGTCAGATCGGCGGAGGCACCGACCCTGTCGAGAAGGCGGTTCCAGGAACCATTCGTGGCGATCTTGCCCTCGACGGTCAGCAGAACCTCGTGCATGGATCGGACTCCGTCGAGTCCGCCGAGCGTGAGATCGCGTTGTGGTTTCCAAGCCTTTCCTGA
- a CDS encoding translation initiation factor IF-2 N-terminal domain-containing protein, translating into MADQAPPEDVQNSNSGSSVDDESSSSRSPAFPERLRVHALAKILGVTSKQVLAKLGELGIEARSAQSSLGRDVAETVYSSFAPATEAPPAPVETAAPIVVEPVPAVEAPTPVPAVEAPTVDSPPARPAFAIPVFLQPEAIVEAPKRRRSRKAAGPAAEPTSTPAVEEPSVLVADPVIEPDKAPVRGKPVVDAAPDAAADTTDISDTVDSSDTSEDADNSDDNDDQSQPRRRRRGRRGRGRGRGEQSGDGSSDDDSDDATEGDDDSSEDAASSSSDMHSSEDDAPVSGSAESDPTDSDVADAQSADSENSDSDSENEDKPAGERRSRRRSRSRSNVKSSDTDDAQKQASDTESEESVDSPVDSADDNDNDDEDSSDGSSRRRRRRRRRRSSTGDASSESTETEDDPPNTVVHEREPRNKSRSKDEVQGITGSTRLEAKRQRRRDGRDAGRRRPPILTESEFLARRESVDRVMVVREKSFPDNGVTTQVAVLEDGVLVEHFVTSSASASMVGNVYLGRVQNVLPSMEAAFIDIGRGRNGVLYAGEVNWDAAGLGGNSRKIEQALKPGDQVLVQVSKDPVGHKGARLTTQLSLAGRYLVYVPGGSSTGISRKLPDTERKRLKEILRDIVPPEAGVIIRTAAEGVSEDELARDVIRLQTQWATIEEASAKAETGKGSQPQALYEEPDLLVKVIRDLFNEDFVKLVIEGDKAWDTTSSYIETVAADMLPKLERHIAEPGRPDVFEAHRVDEQLAKALDRKVWLPSGGTLVIDRTEAMTVVDVNTGKFTGAGGNLEETVTRNNLEAAEEIVRQMRLRDIGGMIVVDFIDMVLESNRDLVLRRLTESLGRDRTRHQVSEVTSLGLVQMTRKKMGTGLIEAFSTTCEHCQGRGIMVHPYPVEAKTDDGSRSSSPRSESSTPRKRRGRDKSDNDKTDNVADATNSPAPKSQPDAHEHTPDLSVKRAHPVALAMAAHHDDVVDDVTPAEVLDAHSESSTSSEPKIIDAAEVARVRGGDTQSASTGSVATEVQPDSTVTGAAVEKAADPAVSEESPEPVVKARRGRRVARKSAAPTAETPDAAAVFVIPATHEEPAAPPEPSVTTVVEPMSSAPTTDEVPVKKPRRRRAAARPAGPPVDAE; encoded by the coding sequence GTGGCCGACCAAGCCCCGCCCGAAGATGTACAGAATTCGAACTCAGGAAGTTCGGTCGATGACGAATCGTCATCCAGCCGAAGTCCGGCGTTCCCTGAGCGCCTCCGAGTGCATGCACTCGCGAAGATTCTCGGTGTCACCAGTAAACAGGTACTCGCCAAACTAGGTGAGCTCGGAATAGAGGCGCGCAGCGCACAGTCCAGCCTGGGACGCGACGTCGCCGAGACGGTGTATTCCTCGTTCGCACCTGCGACCGAGGCGCCGCCTGCGCCAGTCGAGACGGCCGCCCCGATCGTGGTCGAGCCGGTGCCTGCTGTCGAAGCTCCGACACCGGTGCCTGCTGTCGAAGCCCCGACAGTGGACAGTCCTCCCGCGCGCCCTGCGTTCGCGATTCCGGTGTTCCTCCAGCCGGAAGCGATAGTCGAGGCTCCCAAGCGTCGACGAAGCCGGAAAGCAGCAGGTCCTGCCGCTGAGCCCACGTCGACGCCTGCCGTCGAAGAGCCATCGGTTCTCGTCGCCGATCCGGTCATCGAGCCGGACAAGGCTCCCGTTCGCGGCAAGCCCGTTGTCGACGCCGCCCCGGATGCAGCTGCTGACACAACCGATATATCGGACACAGTCGACAGCTCGGACACTTCCGAGGACGCCGACAACTCGGACGACAACGATGATCAGTCGCAGCCGAGGCGGCGTCGGCGCGGTCGCCGTGGTCGTGGACGCGGACGTGGGGAGCAGTCTGGTGACGGCAGTTCGGACGACGACTCGGACGATGCCACCGAAGGTGACGACGATTCGAGTGAGGACGCAGCGTCGTCATCCTCGGACATGCACTCGTCCGAAGACGATGCTCCCGTATCCGGCTCGGCTGAATCCGACCCCACGGATTCCGACGTAGCAGACGCGCAGAGTGCCGATTCCGAGAATTCGGATAGTGACTCCGAGAACGAGGACAAGCCTGCGGGCGAGCGTCGTTCACGTCGCCGTAGTCGTAGTCGTTCGAACGTCAAATCCAGCGATACCGATGATGCCCAGAAGCAGGCCTCGGACACGGAATCGGAAGAGTCTGTCGATTCGCCGGTGGACTCCGCCGACGACAACGACAACGATGACGAGGATTCGTCCGACGGCTCGAGTCGTCGACGCCGCAGACGTCGTCGTCGCCGCAGCAGCACCGGTGACGCCTCGTCCGAGTCCACCGAGACCGAGGACGACCCACCGAACACCGTCGTGCACGAGCGCGAACCGCGGAACAAGTCCCGTAGCAAGGACGAGGTCCAGGGAATCACCGGCTCGACCCGACTCGAAGCGAAGCGTCAGCGCCGTCGCGACGGACGTGACGCCGGACGCCGACGGCCACCGATTCTTACCGAGTCGGAATTCTTGGCACGTCGTGAGTCGGTCGACCGGGTCATGGTCGTCCGCGAAAAGTCGTTCCCCGACAACGGCGTGACCACACAGGTCGCCGTTCTCGAAGACGGCGTATTGGTCGAGCACTTCGTCACCAGTAGCGCGTCCGCGTCGATGGTCGGCAACGTCTACCTCGGCCGCGTGCAGAACGTGCTGCCGAGCATGGAAGCTGCATTCATCGATATCGGCCGTGGCCGTAACGGTGTCCTGTATGCCGGAGAGGTCAACTGGGACGCAGCAGGTCTCGGTGGCAACTCGCGCAAGATCGAACAGGCGCTCAAGCCGGGTGACCAGGTTTTGGTGCAGGTGAGCAAGGATCCGGTCGGGCACAAGGGTGCACGTCTGACGACCCAGCTCTCGCTGGCAGGCCGCTACCTGGTCTATGTACCCGGTGGCAGCTCGACAGGTATCAGCCGCAAGTTGCCCGATACCGAGCGGAAGCGCCTGAAGGAAATTCTTCGCGACATCGTTCCCCCCGAGGCCGGGGTGATCATTCGTACCGCAGCCGAAGGGGTCAGCGAAGACGAACTCGCGCGTGACGTGATTCGTCTGCAGACACAATGGGCGACCATCGAAGAAGCGTCGGCCAAGGCGGAAACAGGTAAGGGTTCGCAACCGCAGGCACTGTACGAAGAGCCGGATCTGCTGGTCAAGGTTATCCGTGACCTGTTCAACGAGGACTTCGTCAAACTTGTCATCGAAGGTGACAAGGCCTGGGACACAACATCGTCGTACATCGAGACGGTAGCGGCGGACATGCTGCCCAAGCTCGAGCGCCACATCGCCGAGCCCGGTCGACCAGACGTGTTCGAAGCGCACCGGGTCGACGAGCAATTGGCCAAGGCACTCGATCGTAAGGTCTGGCTGCCGTCCGGAGGCACGCTCGTCATCGATCGCACCGAGGCGATGACCGTGGTCGACGTCAATACCGGCAAGTTCACCGGTGCAGGCGGCAACCTCGAGGAGACGGTGACGCGGAACAATCTCGAGGCCGCCGAAGAGATCGTTCGGCAAATGCGCCTACGTGACATCGGCGGAATGATCGTCGTCGACTTCATCGATATGGTGCTCGAATCCAACCGCGACCTGGTGTTGCGCCGTCTCACCGAGTCCCTCGGTCGTGACAGGACGCGCCATCAGGTGTCCGAGGTGACCTCACTCGGGCTCGTTCAGATGACGCGTAAGAAGATGGGCACCGGTCTCATCGAAGCGTTCTCGACCACGTGTGAACACTGCCAGGGCCGGGGGATCATGGTTCACCCGTACCCGGTCGAGGCGAAGACCGATGACGGCTCGCGGTCCTCTTCACCGCGCTCCGAATCGAGTACTCCGCGCAAACGCCGCGGTCGCGACAAGTCCGACAACGACAAGACCGACAATGTGGCTGACGCTACGAACAGTCCTGCACCGAAGAGTCAGCCCGACGCACACGAGCACACACCGGACCTGTCGGTGAAGCGTGCACACCCCGTGGCCCTCGCGATGGCTGCACATCACGACGACGTGGTCGACGATGTCACTCCGGCCGAGGTACTCGATGCGCACTCGGAGTCGAGTACGTCTTCGGAACCGAAGATCATCGATGCCGCCGAGGTTGCTCGTGTTCGAGGCGGGGATACCCAGTCAGCATCGACCGGATCAGTAGCAACCGAGGTACAGCCGGACTCGACGGTCACAGGGGCTGCTGTCGAAAAGGCAGCGGACCCAGCTGTGTCCGAGGAGTCTCCGGAACCGGTCGTCAAAGCGCGTCGAGGTCGCCGTGTTGCCCGCAAGTCAGCAGCACCGACGGCCGAGACTCCCGACGCAGCTGCCGTATTCGTGATTCCCGCTACACACGAGGAGCCGGCAGCGCCGCCGGAGCCGTCGGTGACGACGGTCGTCGAACCGATGTCCAGTGCTCCCACCACGGACGAGGTGCCCGTGAAGAAGCCTCGCCGACGTCGGGCAGCGGCACGCCCGGCAGGGCCGCCGGTGGACGCGGAATAG
- the rplU gene encoding 50S ribosomal protein L21 — MATYAIVKTGGKQYKVAVGDLVKVEKIEGALGTAVSLAPVLVVDGSDLTTDADKLAKISVTGEVVEHTKGPKIRIHKFKNKTGYHKRQGHRQKLTVLKVTGIK; from the coding sequence ATGGCAACGTACGCGATCGTCAAGACCGGCGGAAAGCAGTACAAGGTCGCTGTTGGTGACCTCGTCAAGGTCGAGAAGATCGAGGGAGCGCTCGGCACTGCTGTCTCGCTTGCTCCGGTCCTCGTCGTAGACGGATCCGATCTGACCACCGATGCCGACAAGCTGGCGAAGATCTCGGTAACCGGTGAGGTCGTCGAGCACACCAAGGGTCCGAAGATCCGCATCCACAAGTTCAAGAACAAGACCGGCTACCACAAGCGCCAGGGACACAGGCAGAAGCTCACTGTCCTGAAGGTCACCGGCATCAAGTAA
- the rpmA gene encoding 50S ribosomal protein L27, producing MAHKKGASSSRNGRDSNAQRLGVKRFGGQTVSAGEILVRQRGTHFHPGVNVGRGGDDTLFALSAGAVEFGAKRGRKTVNIVPVAVEA from the coding sequence ATGGCACATAAGAAGGGTGCATCAAGCTCCCGTAACGGTCGCGATTCGAATGCGCAGCGCCTCGGCGTCAAGCGTTTCGGCGGCCAGACCGTCAGCGCAGGCGAGATCCTGGTTCGTCAGCGCGGCACGCACTTCCACCCCGGCGTCAACGTCGGCCGTGGCGGCGACGACACACTGTTCGCTCTGTCCGCAGGCGCAGTCGAATTCGGCGCCAAGCGTGGACGCAAGACCGTGAACATCGTTCCGGTCGCAGTAGAGGCCTAG
- the obgE gene encoding GTPase ObgE, which translates to MSRFIDRVVLHVSAGKGGNGCSSVHREKFKPLGGPDGGNGGQGGGVIFVVDSNVHTLLDFHFNSHAKASNGTQGMGGNREGSNGEDLILKVPDGTVVLDKDGRILADLIGEGTRYAAAPGGRGGLGNAALASKARRAPGFALLGEEGIERDVVLELKSVADIGLVGFPSAGKSSLVSVLSAAKPKIADYPFTTLVPNLGVVSSGDTTYTVADVPGLIPGASEGKGLGLEFLRHLERTAVLAHVVDCATLDPGRDPVSDVDALEAELAAYKPAMLGDASLGDLADRPRIVVLNKADIPEAAELAEMVTPEFEARGWPVYTISTITREGLKPLIFALGKMVEDYRLAHPPAEKRRPVLRPVARNDEGFQVIKDPDIEGGFIVLGTRPERWVRQTQFSNDEAVGYLADRLARLGVEDALIKKGAQPGASVTIGDVSFDWEPQTPAGVEITMTGRGTDARLDQVERIGADERKHARRARRGLDLEE; encoded by the coding sequence ATGTCACGATTCATCGACCGCGTGGTGCTGCACGTCAGCGCCGGTAAAGGCGGCAACGGCTGCTCTTCGGTTCACCGCGAGAAGTTCAAACCGCTCGGCGGTCCAGACGGCGGAAACGGTGGCCAGGGAGGCGGCGTGATCTTCGTCGTCGACAGCAATGTCCACACGCTGTTGGACTTCCACTTCAATTCTCATGCCAAAGCCAGCAATGGAACCCAGGGCATGGGTGGCAACCGCGAAGGCTCGAACGGCGAGGATCTGATCCTCAAGGTGCCCGACGGGACGGTAGTGCTCGACAAGGATGGTCGCATCCTCGCCGACCTGATCGGCGAGGGTACTCGATACGCTGCTGCGCCCGGTGGTCGCGGTGGGTTGGGCAACGCCGCGCTCGCCTCGAAGGCACGTCGCGCACCTGGATTCGCGCTGCTCGGCGAAGAAGGTATCGAGCGCGACGTGGTGCTCGAGCTCAAGTCGGTCGCCGACATCGGTCTCGTCGGCTTCCCGTCGGCGGGCAAGTCCTCGTTGGTGTCGGTGCTCTCTGCCGCGAAGCCGAAGATCGCCGACTACCCGTTCACCACGTTGGTTCCGAACCTCGGTGTCGTTTCGAGCGGCGACACCACCTATACGGTGGCCGACGTTCCCGGCTTGATTCCCGGTGCGAGCGAAGGGAAGGGCCTTGGCCTCGAATTCCTTCGACATCTCGAGCGAACCGCCGTTCTGGCGCACGTAGTCGACTGTGCAACCCTGGATCCGGGTCGAGATCCCGTCTCGGACGTCGATGCCCTCGAAGCGGAGTTGGCGGCCTACAAGCCGGCAATGCTGGGCGACGCGAGCCTCGGTGACCTAGCCGACCGACCGCGCATCGTCGTGCTGAACAAAGCTGATATTCCCGAGGCCGCCGAACTCGCCGAGATGGTGACGCCGGAGTTCGAGGCGCGTGGATGGCCTGTCTACACCATCTCGACGATCACCCGCGAAGGTCTCAAGCCGTTGATCTTCGCGCTGGGCAAAATGGTCGAGGACTACCGTCTCGCTCATCCTCCGGCCGAGAAGCGCCGACCGGTGCTCCGTCCCGTCGCGCGCAACGACGAGGGTTTCCAAGTCATCAAGGATCCCGATATCGAGGGTGGGTTCATCGTTCTCGGCACGCGCCCGGAGCGTTGGGTGCGCCAGACACAGTTCAGCAACGACGAAGCAGTCGGTTACCTTGCTGACCGTCTCGCACGCCTCGGTGTCGAGGATGCGTTGATCAAAAAGGGCGCCCAGCCAGGTGCATCTGTGACCATCGGTGATGTCTCCTTCGATTGGGAGCCACAGACACCGGCGGGTGTGGAGATCACCATGACCGGACGTGGCACCGATGCGCGGCTCGATCAGGTGGAGCGAATCGGTGCAGATGAGCGCAAACACGCACGTCGGGCCCGCCGCGGACTCGACCTCGAAGAGTGA
- the proB gene encoding glutamate 5-kinase, translated as MDSTGARTAVANAKRVVVKIGSSALTSLVGGLDVDRLDRLADAVEARMRAGSDVVVVSSGAIGAGLAPLGLTTRPRDLATKQAAASVGQLALAHAWGTSFARYGRTVGQVLLTAEDIARRTNHRNAQRTLDRLRVLGAVAVINENDTVATTEIRFGDNDRLAALVAHLVGADALVLLSDVDGLYDGDPRKGDATLIREVASPEDLDGVVAGSGGALGTGGMASKLSAARLAADAGVPVLLAAAADAAEALTTAAVGTAFTARPTRLSSRKFWVRHAADAQGDLYLDAGAVHAVATKRRSLLSAGITAVEGRFYGGDVVSLIGPDGELVARGVVAYDASELTGMLGRSSCDLTPELQRPVVHADDLVPV; from the coding sequence ATGGATTCGACTGGAGCCAGGACTGCCGTGGCCAATGCCAAACGGGTAGTCGTGAAAATCGGCTCCTCGGCACTGACCTCACTGGTCGGCGGACTCGACGTCGACAGGCTGGATCGATTGGCCGATGCTGTCGAGGCACGAATGCGTGCCGGATCCGATGTCGTGGTGGTGTCTTCCGGTGCCATCGGCGCTGGACTAGCACCGCTGGGTCTGACGACCCGTCCACGCGATCTCGCGACCAAGCAGGCCGCAGCGAGCGTCGGCCAGCTTGCTCTTGCGCACGCTTGGGGTACCTCGTTCGCAAGATACGGACGAACGGTCGGTCAGGTGTTGCTCACCGCCGAGGATATTGCGCGTCGAACGAATCATCGCAATGCCCAGCGCACGCTCGACCGGTTGCGTGTGCTCGGCGCAGTGGCCGTGATCAACGAGAACGACACGGTCGCGACCACGGAAATCCGATTCGGTGACAACGATCGTCTTGCCGCGCTCGTTGCTCACCTCGTCGGTGCCGACGCGCTGGTGCTGTTGTCCGACGTCGACGGTCTCTACGACGGCGACCCGCGCAAAGGTGACGCCACCCTGATCCGCGAGGTCGCGAGCCCGGAAGATCTCGATGGAGTCGTCGCCGGTTCCGGCGGTGCGCTCGGGACCGGTGGAATGGCGTCCAAGCTGTCCGCTGCCCGACTGGCAGCCGATGCAGGCGTTCCAGTCCTCTTGGCCGCCGCCGCCGACGCAGCGGAAGCCTTGACGACGGCTGCGGTGGGTACAGCCTTCACTGCACGTCCCACTCGCCTGTCCTCGCGCAAATTCTGGGTGCGTCATGCTGCGGATGCACAAGGCGATCTATACCTCGACGCAGGTGCCGTACACGCGGTCGCGACGAAGCGGCGGTCGTTGCTGTCCGCGGGAATCACCGCCGTCGAGGGTCGGTTCTACGGTGGCGACGTCGTGTCACTGATCGGTCCGGACGGCGAACTGGTGGCCAGGGGAGTGGTGGCGTACGACGCATCGGAGCTGACCGGAATGCTCGGTAGGTCCAGTTGCGATCTCACTCCTGAGCTACAGCGTCCAGTGGTGCATGCCGACGATCTGGTGCCGGTCTGA
- a CDS encoding Sir2 family NAD-dependent protein deacetylase, with protein MVALLSGRSIAVVSGAGMSTDSGIPDYRGPDSPPRNPMTYQQFTGDNEFRRHYWARNHVGWRHMDAARPNDGHRALAQLERRGIVSGIITQNVDMLHTKAGSRRVIDLHGVYARVRCLNCERLVSRFALGQRLERENPGFLDSVAPAEGVEIAPDADAIITSTAHFRMVDCEYCSGVLKPDIVYFGESVPKPRVADAFDLVDQADALLVVGSSLTVMSGLRFVRRAAKAEIPIVIVNRGITRGDEFATLTSNAGCSETLTALVDALPSHE; from the coding sequence ATGGTCGCACTGTTGTCGGGAAGATCCATCGCGGTCGTCTCCGGAGCCGGCATGTCCACCGACTCCGGTATCCCGGACTACCGGGGGCCGGACTCACCACCTCGCAATCCGATGACCTATCAGCAGTTCACCGGCGATAACGAGTTCAGGCGCCACTACTGGGCACGTAACCATGTCGGTTGGCGGCATATGGATGCGGCCAGGCCGAACGACGGCCACCGCGCGCTGGCCCAGCTCGAGCGCCGAGGGATAGTTTCCGGGATCATCACCCAAAACGTCGACATGTTGCACACCAAAGCAGGTAGCCGAAGAGTGATCGACCTCCACGGCGTATACGCGCGAGTACGGTGTCTGAACTGCGAGCGACTGGTTTCCCGCTTCGCTCTGGGACAACGCCTCGAACGCGAGAACCCGGGGTTCCTCGACAGCGTCGCGCCGGCCGAGGGCGTCGAGATTGCTCCCGACGCCGATGCGATCATCACCAGCACCGCACACTTCCGGATGGTCGACTGCGAGTACTGCTCCGGCGTTCTCAAACCGGACATCGTCTACTTCGGGGAGAGTGTGCCCAAGCCGAGAGTCGCCGACGCTTTCGACCTCGTCGATCAGGCCGATGCACTTCTGGTTGTCGGCTCTTCTTTGACGGTCATGTCGGGACTGCGCTTCGTCCGACGCGCGGCGAAGGCCGAGATTCCCATCGTGATCGTCAATCGCGGAATCACCCGGGGCGACGAATTCGCCACTCTGACAAGCAATGCCGGATGCTCGGAGACGCTGACCGCACTCGTGGACGCACTGCCGTCACACGAATGA
- a CDS encoding ectoine synthase, with translation MIVRTTQEITGTDRDIESEDGQWRSKRIILGGDRVGFSFHETTIKAGTVNNFHYANHVEAVWLIEGEGTLTDRETGETYELGAGSMYLLNGNERHTVEPRTQMRMLCVFNPPVVGNETHDENGVYPLVEVPA, from the coding sequence ATGATCGTACGTACCACCCAGGAAATCACCGGAACTGATCGAGACATCGAGAGCGAGGATGGACAGTGGCGCAGTAAGCGCATCATCCTCGGCGGTGACAGGGTCGGATTCTCGTTCCACGAAACGACCATCAAGGCCGGGACGGTGAACAACTTCCACTACGCCAATCATGTCGAGGCTGTGTGGCTCATCGAAGGTGAAGGCACCCTCACCGATCGCGAAACCGGTGAAACCTACGAACTCGGTGCAGGATCGATGTACCTGCTGAACGGCAACGAGCGACACACCGTCGAGCCGCGTACGCAGATGCGCATGTTGTGCGTGTTCAACCCTCCCGTAGTGGGGAACGAAACCCATGACGAGAACGGTGTGTACCCCCTCGTCGAGGTCCCCGCGTGA